From Phycodurus eques isolate BA_2022a chromosome 20, UOR_Pequ_1.1, whole genome shotgun sequence, a single genomic window includes:
- the si:ch211-215i13.3 gene encoding brain and acute leukemia cytoplasmic protein: MMGCGGSRADAIIEPRYHESWTRETESTWLTNTDVEPPLPVGNSKAFEAGLREKRMVTTGTQCGKQTLPGAASSGCNHHRRPRRSFSDQASRDSKRKTSKETTALSMQSISGGDNEPAKVCDER; encoded by the exons ATGATGGGCTGCGGGGGGAGCAGGGCTGACGCGATCATCGAGCCGAGGTACCACGAGAGCTGGACCAGGGAGACCGAGTCGACGTGGCTCACCAACACCGACGTGGAGCCTCCTCTGCCGGTCGGCAACA GTAAGGCGTTCGAGGCGGGCCTGCGTGAGAAGAGGATGGTGACCACGGGCACGCAGTGCGGCAAGCAGACCCTCCCTGGCGCCGCCAGCTCGGGCTGCAACCACCACAGGAGGCCCAGACGCTCCTTCAGTGAC caAGCCAGTCGCGACTCCAAGCGAAAGACGTCCAAGGAGACAACCGCTTTGAGCATGCAGTCCATCAGCGGCGGAGACAACGAGCCCGCCAAAGTGTGCGACGAGAGGTGA